Proteins co-encoded in one Hymenobacter swuensis DY53 genomic window:
- a CDS encoding cation:proton antiporter domain-containing protein, translating to MTTPLLIILIGFLIFLGHYLAQLFQRTKVPDVVGLLLVGMLLGPVFHLIDPAAFGRAGRVFTNLVLVFILFESGLEVRFNQLRSALRGTVALTTLNFIVTALVVSALAQWLTNLDFLSSLILGTILGGTSSAVVTTLAREVHILPQTSTTLVMESAFSDVYTLGIPIALISFSTGATLNVAGLFSQLLVALVGALLAGAGGGYVWLMLLSKVPTLLKTRFSTPAFAFILYGVVELLQFSGPIAVLFFSITLGNLPLLRRGWLRPVLPNQTVELTTVEKDFFAEIVFLLRTFFFVYVGLSIVLDDPGLIALGIGMALVLFVVRIPVVLAAADKTTPQFDMALMSIMIPKGLGAAVLATLPAQRGMPGGATIQTITFAVIVATTVLCTGLFFLLEKRRILGFYQLFFGPPRPLEAPGVPVADRSGAVPGK from the coding sequence ATGACGACTCCCTTACTGATCATTCTTATTGGCTTTCTGATTTTTCTGGGGCATTACCTGGCCCAGCTGTTCCAGCGCACCAAAGTGCCCGATGTGGTGGGCCTGCTGCTGGTGGGGATGCTGCTGGGGCCGGTATTTCACCTGATTGACCCCGCCGCTTTCGGGCGGGCGGGGCGGGTATTTACCAACCTGGTGCTGGTGTTTATCCTGTTTGAAAGCGGGCTGGAGGTGCGCTTCAACCAGTTGCGCTCGGCCCTGCGCGGCACGGTGGCGCTTACCACCCTCAACTTTATCGTGACGGCGCTGGTGGTGTCGGCGCTGGCCCAGTGGCTAACCAACCTGGACTTTCTCAGCTCCCTGATTCTGGGCACCATTCTGGGCGGCACCTCGTCGGCGGTAGTTACCACACTGGCCCGGGAGGTACACATTCTACCCCAAACTTCTACCACGCTGGTCATGGAATCGGCCTTCAGCGACGTGTACACGCTGGGCATTCCCATTGCGCTCATCAGCTTTTCCACGGGCGCTACCCTGAACGTGGCCGGTTTGTTTAGTCAGCTGCTGGTGGCGCTGGTGGGGGCATTGCTGGCCGGGGCCGGTGGCGGCTACGTGTGGCTGATGCTGCTGAGCAAGGTGCCCACGCTACTGAAAACCCGGTTTTCGACGCCGGCCTTCGCCTTTATTCTGTACGGGGTGGTGGAACTGCTGCAGTTCAGTGGCCCCATTGCGGTACTGTTTTTCAGCATCACGCTGGGCAACCTGCCGCTGCTGCGCCGGGGCTGGCTACGCCCGGTACTGCCCAACCAAACGGTGGAGCTGACCACCGTGGAGAAGGATTTCTTCGCCGAAATCGTGTTTCTGCTGCGCACGTTTTTCTTCGTGTACGTGGGCCTGTCCATCGTGCTCGATGATCCGGGGCTGATTGCGCTGGGCATAGGTATGGCCCTGGTGCTGTTTGTGGTGCGCATCCCGGTGGTGCTGGCCGCCGCCGACAAAACCACCCCGCAGTTCGATATGGCCCTGATGAGCATCATGATTCCGAAGGGCCTGGGGGCCGCAGTGCTGGCCACACTGCCGGCCCAGCGCGGAATGCCCGGCGGAGCCACCATCCAGACCATCACCTTTGCCGTGATTGTGGCCACCACGGTGCTGTGTACGGGGCTGTTCTTCCTGCTGGAGAAGCGCCGGATTCTGGGGTTTTACCAGCTGTTTTTCGGTCCGCCCCGGCCCCTGGAAGCTCCCGGCGTTCCGGTAGCCGACCGTTCCGGGGCCGTCCCGGGCAAGTAA
- a CDS encoding sulfite exporter TauE/SafE family protein has protein sequence MLHAAGYVAAIFIGLSLGIMGGGGSILTVPVLVYLMGVSPVLSTAYSLFVVGSTSVVGASGYFRKGLVSLKTALVFLGPSLAAVFAVRRLVMPAIPAELFAVGGLVVTKDLLVLVAFAGLMVVAAASMIRSRGPEAPLATGGQPPFNYPLVLGIGLVVGTLTGFVGAGGGFLIIPALVLGARLPMKLAVGTSLVIIALNSLIGFSGDLSAGTPIAWPFLLGFLAFALAGIVAGTYLARFIPGERLRPAFGWFTLAMGTFILLRELVF, from the coding sequence ATGTTACACGCCGCCGGATACGTTGCTGCCATTTTTATCGGGCTTTCGCTGGGCATTATGGGCGGGGGCGGCTCCATCCTCACGGTGCCCGTGCTGGTGTATCTGATGGGCGTGAGTCCGGTCCTGAGCACGGCCTACTCGCTGTTTGTGGTGGGCTCGACTTCGGTGGTGGGCGCTTCGGGCTACTTCCGCAAGGGGCTGGTGTCGCTGAAAACGGCACTGGTGTTTCTGGGACCGTCGTTGGCGGCGGTGTTTGCGGTGCGGCGGCTGGTAATGCCGGCCATTCCGGCGGAGCTGTTTGCGGTGGGCGGGCTAGTGGTTACCAAAGATTTGCTGGTGCTGGTGGCCTTTGCCGGGCTGATGGTGGTGGCCGCCGCGTCCATGATCCGGAGCCGGGGGCCGGAAGCGCCGCTGGCAACTGGTGGGCAACCGCCGTTCAACTACCCGCTGGTGCTGGGCATCGGGCTGGTGGTGGGCACGCTCACGGGCTTTGTGGGAGCAGGCGGCGGCTTCCTGATTATCCCGGCCCTGGTGCTGGGCGCGCGTCTGCCCATGAAGCTGGCCGTGGGCACGTCCCTGGTCATCATTGCCCTGAACTCACTGATTGGGTTCAGTGGCGACCTGAGCGCGGGCACGCCCATTGCCTGGCCGTTTCTGCTGGGGTTTCTGGCATTTGCGCTGGCGGGCATCGTGGCGGGCACCTACCTGGCCCGCTTCATCCCCGGCGAGAGGCTCCGGCCGGCTTTCGGGTGGTTTACGCTGGCCATGGGCACATTTATCCTGCTGCGGGAGCTGGTTTTCTAA
- a CDS encoding rhodanese-like domain-containing protein → MFDFLKPKPAAYQNLSPEQFAVALRQPEALLLDVRRPEEFASGHLPGALNVEVTAPDFAQRVAALDHSRPVYVYCRSGARSASAARQLSGAGFPAVAHLVGGVLDWPGPLVR, encoded by the coding sequence ATGTTTGATTTTCTGAAGCCCAAGCCCGCCGCGTACCAGAACCTGAGTCCTGAGCAGTTTGCGGTGGCCTTGCGCCAGCCCGAAGCACTGCTGCTGGATGTGCGGCGGCCCGAGGAGTTTGCCAGCGGCCACCTGCCCGGCGCCCTCAACGTGGAGGTTACCGCCCCCGATTTCGCCCAACGCGTGGCGGCCCTCGACCACAGCCGGCCGGTGTACGTGTACTGCCGCAGCGGGGCGCGCTCAGCTTCGGCCGCCCGGCAGCTCAGCGGGGCCGGCTTCCCAGCCGTGGCCCATCTGGTCGGCGGTGTCCTCGACTGGCCCGGACCGCTGGTGCGGTAG
- a CDS encoding prolipoprotein diacylglyceryl transferase family protein has translation MTYPVHLSLGPLVLPVHLLLEVLAYSGGYRLYQHLRRRTLDPISEENRLWIFVGCAAGALLGSRLLGLLEHPGLLANPPGGWLYYFTNKTIVGGLLGGLVGVELTKKRLGVTTSSGDLMVYPVILGMGIGRLGCHFSGLEDGTFGTATMLPWAINFGDGVPRHPTNLYEILWLLLLGALLWLRERRGPLPDGWRFRFFMVGYLLFRLLVEFLKPTPAPAGWGLTAIQWACVAGLGYYAWLFGREEVKYQSSVNTVNQ, from the coding sequence TTGACCTATCCCGTTCACCTTTCCTTGGGGCCGCTGGTGCTGCCGGTGCATCTGCTGCTGGAGGTGCTGGCGTATTCCGGCGGCTACCGGCTCTACCAGCACCTGCGCCGCCGCACCCTCGACCCGATTTCAGAGGAAAACCGCCTCTGGATATTCGTGGGCTGCGCGGCCGGGGCGCTGTTGGGCTCCCGGCTGCTGGGTCTGCTGGAGCACCCGGGCCTACTGGCGAATCCGCCCGGGGGCTGGCTGTACTACTTCACCAACAAAACCATCGTGGGTGGCCTGTTGGGCGGTTTGGTAGGGGTGGAGCTGACCAAAAAGCGCCTCGGCGTCACCACGTCCAGCGGTGATTTAATGGTGTACCCAGTTATCCTGGGCATGGGCATCGGGCGGCTAGGCTGCCACTTCTCGGGTCTCGAAGATGGCACCTTCGGCACGGCTACTATGCTGCCCTGGGCCATCAACTTCGGCGACGGCGTGCCGCGCCACCCCACCAACCTCTACGAAATCCTGTGGCTGCTGCTGCTGGGGGCGTTGCTCTGGCTGCGGGAGCGGCGCGGGCCGCTGCCGGATGGCTGGCGGTTCCGGTTTTTTATGGTAGGTTACCTGCTGTTCCGGCTGCTGGTGGAGTTCCTCAAACCCACGCCCGCCCCGGCCGGCTGGGGCCTCACCGCCATCCAATGGGCCTGCGTGGCGGGGTTGGGATATTATGCGTGGTTGTTTGGACGGGAAGAAGTTAAATACCAGTCAAGCGTCAATACGGTGAATCAGTAA
- a CDS encoding SDR family NAD(P)-dependent oxidoreductase, whose translation MKPDTRNSLLVAAASAIGLFAATLYANRRGDYDLRGRVVLITGGSRGLGLILARQAVAEGARVAICARDADELERARQELAAGGADVLALARDLSEPTEVRTLVAEVEQRFGPVEVLINNAGLISVGALDHMEVRDYEDSLKVHFWAPLHAMQAVLPAMRRRGEGRIVNIASVGGKVAVPHLVPYSAGKFALVGLSEGFRAELLQYGIEVTTVCPGLMRTGSPRNATLKGQHEKEYAWFSIADSLPAISMDAERAGREIWNACRRGDAEVILGLPAKLLSLFHGLLPGTTANLLSWANRSLPGPADVVGNERRFGYEAESEVTKSWLTTLTRKAEAENNER comes from the coding sequence ATGAAACCTGATACCCGCAACTCTTTGCTGGTGGCCGCTGCCAGCGCCATCGGTCTGTTCGCTGCCACGCTCTACGCCAACCGCCGGGGCGACTACGACCTGCGCGGCCGGGTGGTGCTCATCACGGGCGGCTCGCGCGGACTGGGCCTGATTCTGGCCCGGCAGGCGGTAGCCGAGGGTGCCCGCGTCGCCATCTGCGCCCGCGACGCCGACGAGCTGGAGCGGGCCCGCCAGGAACTGGCCGCCGGTGGGGCCGACGTACTGGCCCTGGCCCGCGACCTGTCGGAACCCACCGAGGTGCGCACATTGGTGGCCGAAGTAGAGCAGCGTTTCGGGCCGGTGGAGGTGCTCATCAACAACGCCGGCCTCATCAGCGTCGGGGCGCTCGACCACATGGAGGTGCGGGATTACGAGGATTCGCTGAAAGTGCATTTCTGGGCTCCGCTGCATGCCATGCAGGCCGTGCTGCCAGCCATGCGCCGCCGGGGCGAGGGCCGCATTGTGAATATTGCCTCCGTGGGCGGCAAGGTGGCAGTACCGCACTTAGTGCCGTACAGCGCCGGCAAGTTCGCGCTGGTGGGCCTCTCGGAAGGCTTCCGGGCCGAGCTGCTGCAATACGGCATTGAGGTAACCACCGTGTGCCCCGGCCTGATGCGCACCGGCAGCCCCCGCAACGCCACGCTCAAGGGCCAGCACGAGAAGGAGTACGCCTGGTTCAGTATTGCCGATTCGCTGCCGGCCATTTCGATGGATGCGGAGCGGGCCGGCCGCGAAATCTGGAACGCCTGCCGCCGCGGCGACGCCGAGGTGATTCTGGGGTTGCCGGCCAAGCTGCTTTCCCTCTTTCACGGCCTGCTGCCCGGCACCACCGCCAACCTGCTCAGCTGGGCCAACCGCAGCCTGCCCGGCCCCGCCGACGTGGTCGGCAACGAGCGGCGCTTCGGCTACGAGGCCGAATCGGAGGTAACCAAATCCTGGCTCACTACCCTCACCCGCAAGGCCGAAGCGGAGAATAACGAGCGGTGA
- a CDS encoding class I SAM-dependent methyltransferase: protein MDSSAADKAHWEKIYAHKQPQELSWTQPVPATSLLFIEAFNLPREAPIIDVGGGDSRLVDHLLAAGYRNLTVLDISGVALARARQRLGAAARHVQWVEADVRAFVPPTRYALWHDRAAFHFLTTAPEIAHYLHLARTAVDPGGYLTLGTFSPAGPTKCSGLPIRQYSEASLTAELHTGFRKLRCLTEDHQTPFQTTQNFLFCSFQRQTAPAA, encoded by the coding sequence ATGGATTCTTCCGCGGCCGATAAGGCGCACTGGGAAAAGATATACGCCCACAAACAGCCCCAGGAGCTGAGCTGGACGCAGCCGGTGCCGGCCACCTCCTTGCTGTTTATCGAAGCCTTCAACCTGCCCCGGGAAGCCCCGATTATTGACGTGGGCGGTGGCGACAGTCGGCTAGTTGATCATCTGCTGGCGGCCGGCTACCGTAACCTCACGGTGCTGGATATTTCCGGGGTGGCTTTGGCCCGGGCGCGGCAGCGGCTGGGCGCAGCGGCCCGGCATGTGCAGTGGGTGGAGGCCGATGTGCGCGCCTTTGTGCCGCCCACCCGCTATGCCCTCTGGCACGACCGGGCCGCGTTTCACTTCCTCACCACCGCCCCCGAAATAGCCCACTATCTGCACCTGGCCCGCACGGCCGTGGACCCCGGGGGCTACCTGACGCTGGGCACGTTCTCGCCGGCCGGCCCGACTAAGTGTAGCGGCCTGCCCATCCGCCAGTACAGCGAGGCCAGCCTCACGGCCGAGCTGCACACCGGGTTCCGGAAGCTGCGCTGCCTCACCGAGGACCACCAGACGCCCTTCCAGACCACCCAGAACTTCCTGTTCTGCTCCTTCCAGCGCCAGACTGCTCCGGCGGCCTGA
- a CDS encoding radical SAM protein yields the protein MPERPYTYYDFTLSLCPHCLRRVEAKIVFEDGGVYMLKRCPEHGRQRVLIATDIEYYKSIRNYVKPSETPRRFNTATHYGCPYDCGLCTDHEQHSCLTVIEITDRCNLTCPTCYAESSPLHGRHRTLAEVEAMVDVLVENEGEPDVVQISGGEPTLHPQFWEILDMCKRKPIKHLMVNTNGVRLAKDEEFVARLATYAGAFEVYLQFDSFRKEVLESLRGRDLREVRMQALEHLNKYNLSTTLVVTLQKGLNDDEMGEIIDFALKQKCVRGVTFQPTQAAGRLEHFDPATDRLSLTEVRQGIIDQSPVFTAEDLLPVPCNPDALAMAYALKLDGEVFPLTRYIDPADLLQSGGNTIVYERDPRLRQHLLKLFSTANTVDTVLPEMNQLLCCLPQVQAPNLGYDNLFRIIILQFMDAWNFDVRAIKKSCVHIVSKDLKIIPFETMNMLYRDEEKLARLQVLRDIPVL from the coding sequence ATGCCCGAACGGCCCTATACCTACTACGACTTCACCCTGAGCCTGTGCCCGCATTGCCTGCGGCGGGTGGAAGCCAAGATTGTGTTTGAAGATGGCGGCGTGTACATGCTCAAGCGCTGTCCCGAGCACGGCCGGCAGCGCGTGCTCATTGCCACCGACATTGAGTACTACAAGAGCATCCGCAACTACGTGAAGCCCAGCGAAACGCCCCGCCGCTTCAACACCGCCACTCACTACGGCTGCCCTTACGACTGTGGCCTCTGCACCGACCACGAGCAGCACAGCTGCCTCACCGTCATCGAAATAACGGACCGCTGCAACCTCACCTGCCCCACCTGCTACGCCGAAAGCAGCCCCCTGCACGGCCGGCACCGCACCCTGGCCGAGGTGGAGGCGATGGTAGACGTGCTGGTGGAAAACGAAGGGGAGCCCGACGTGGTGCAGATTTCCGGCGGGGAGCCTACGTTGCACCCGCAGTTCTGGGAAATTCTGGATATGTGCAAGCGCAAGCCCATCAAGCACCTGATGGTGAACACCAACGGCGTGCGCCTGGCCAAGGACGAGGAATTTGTGGCCCGGCTGGCTACCTACGCCGGGGCCTTCGAGGTGTACCTGCAGTTCGACTCGTTCCGGAAGGAGGTGCTGGAGAGTCTGCGCGGGCGGGATTTGCGCGAGGTGCGGATGCAGGCCTTGGAGCACCTCAACAAGTACAACCTCAGCACCACACTGGTCGTCACGCTGCAGAAGGGCCTCAACGACGACGAAATGGGCGAAATCATCGATTTCGCCCTGAAGCAGAAGTGCGTGCGCGGCGTCACGTTCCAGCCCACCCAGGCCGCCGGGCGCCTAGAGCATTTCGACCCCGCCACCGACCGGCTCAGCCTCACCGAGGTGCGCCAGGGCATCATCGACCAGAGCCCGGTATTCACGGCCGAGGACCTGCTGCCGGTACCCTGCAACCCCGACGCGCTGGCCATGGCCTACGCCCTCAAGCTCGATGGCGAAGTATTCCCGCTGACCCGCTACATCGACCCCGCCGACCTGTTGCAGAGCGGCGGCAACACCATCGTGTACGAGCGGGACCCGCGCCTGCGCCAACACCTACTCAAGCTGTTCAGCACCGCCAATACCGTGGACACCGTGCTGCCCGAAATGAACCAGCTGCTGTGCTGCCTCCCGCAGGTGCAGGCCCCCAACCTGGGCTACGACAATCTGTTCCGTATCATCATTCTGCAGTTTATGGATGCCTGGAATTTCGACGTGCGCGCCATCAAGAAGTCCTGCGTGCACATCGTAAGCAAGGACCTCAAGATTATCCCCTTCGAAACCATGAATATGCTCTACCGCGACGAGGAGAAACTGGCCCGCCTGCAGGTACTGCGCGATATTCCAGTACTGTAG
- a CDS encoding sulfite exporter TauE/SafE family protein, with translation MISTLTLGLLCGAAFLAGLIDAIVGGGGLIQLPAMLLLLKGTPTPTILGTGKVSSLLGTAAAFRRYAGQVPIQWRAVGPAAVVAGVFSFLGARVVSQLPQELLPKLVLGLLVIIAVYTFWRKDFGSLHAPKLPPRREPLYGALVGMVIGFYDGFFGPGTGSFLLFAFVGLFGFDFITSSASAKLVNIATNLAALAYFAYTGQILWAVALPMAVSNIAGSTLGAHLALRHGTGFVRGLFLVVVTAFILKLGWQMVSE, from the coding sequence ATGATTTCGACTTTGACGCTGGGTTTGTTGTGTGGGGCGGCTTTTCTGGCCGGTTTAATTGATGCCATTGTGGGCGGCGGCGGCCTGATTCAGCTGCCCGCCATGCTGCTACTGCTGAAAGGCACGCCCACACCTACCATTCTGGGTACTGGCAAAGTATCCTCGCTGCTGGGAACGGCGGCGGCCTTCCGGCGCTACGCCGGGCAAGTGCCCATTCAGTGGCGGGCGGTGGGGCCGGCGGCGGTAGTGGCGGGCGTATTCTCGTTTCTGGGGGCGCGGGTGGTAAGCCAGCTGCCCCAGGAGCTGCTGCCGAAACTGGTGCTGGGTCTGCTGGTGATAATTGCCGTGTACACCTTCTGGCGCAAGGATTTTGGCTCGTTGCACGCCCCCAAGCTACCACCGCGGCGGGAGCCGCTGTACGGCGCACTGGTGGGCATGGTTATCGGGTTCTACGACGGGTTTTTCGGGCCGGGCACGGGCTCGTTTCTGTTGTTTGCCTTTGTGGGGCTGTTTGGCTTCGACTTCATCACGTCCTCGGCCTCGGCCAAGCTGGTGAACATTGCCACCAACCTAGCGGCCCTGGCTTACTTCGCCTACACCGGTCAGATTCTGTGGGCCGTGGCCCTGCCGATGGCCGTCAGCAACATTGCGGGCTCCACGCTGGGCGCGCACCTGGCCCTGCGCCACGGCACCGGCTTCGTGCGGGGCTTGTTTCTGGTAGTCGTCACAGCCTTTATTCTGAAGCTGGGCTGGCAGATGGTGAGCGAGTGA
- a CDS encoding heme ABC transporter ATP-binding protein, giving the protein MSRFQAEAEHSLPYSFPYMFDVEDLTYQTGRKTLLQEVSFRARPGELLAVVGANGAGKSTLLRLLSGDLLPTDGHVRFEGQALAQHSPAALARQRAILTQQHTLALAFPVAELVMMGRYPHFQGSPSALDHWIVEAALSTVGLSELAARCYPTLSGGEQQRAQLARVLAQVWEATNGFLLLDEPLTGLDLHHQHHTLDIARGLVARGFGVVAVLHDLNLAAQYADRLLLLHQSRPVAYGAPDQVLTCENIHHAFQLEVQLLPHPSLSCPLIVPCPRVRH; this is encoded by the coding sequence TTGTCACGCTTCCAGGCTGAGGCTGAACATTCTTTGCCCTATTCCTTTCCTTATATGTTCGACGTTGAAGATCTGACGTACCAGACCGGACGAAAAACCCTGCTGCAAGAGGTTTCCTTCCGGGCCCGGCCGGGCGAGCTGCTGGCCGTGGTAGGCGCCAACGGGGCAGGTAAGTCCACGCTGCTACGCCTGCTCAGCGGCGACCTGCTCCCGACCGACGGCCACGTCCGGTTTGAAGGGCAGGCACTGGCCCAGCACTCCCCCGCCGCCCTGGCCCGGCAGCGAGCCATCCTTACCCAGCAGCACACGCTGGCCTTGGCCTTCCCGGTGGCCGAGCTGGTGATGATGGGCCGCTACCCGCACTTCCAGGGGTCACCTTCCGCCCTCGACCACTGGATTGTGGAGGCGGCCCTGAGTACGGTGGGCCTCTCGGAGCTGGCGGCCCGCTGCTACCCCACGCTTTCGGGCGGGGAGCAGCAGCGGGCCCAGCTGGCGCGAGTGCTGGCCCAGGTATGGGAGGCAACCAACGGCTTTTTACTGCTCGATGAGCCCCTCACCGGCCTCGACCTCCACCATCAGCACCACACCCTCGATATTGCCCGTGGCCTAGTGGCACGGGGATTCGGGGTGGTAGCCGTGCTCCACGACCTGAACCTAGCCGCCCAGTACGCCGACCGCCTGCTGCTACTACACCAGAGCCGGCCCGTGGCCTACGGGGCTCCGGATCAGGTATTGACCTGTGAGAACATTCACCACGCGTTTCAGCTGGAGGTACAGTTGCTGCCGCACCCTAGCCTCAGCTGTCCGCTCATTGTGCCCTGCCCGCGCGTAAGACACTAG
- a CDS encoding ArsR/SmtB family transcription factor — MAPTSAPVEMNLSIEKMEKVAFILKTTAHPTRIAIVQLLAAQESLSVNDISERLNIEQSLASHHLSGMKLKGILSSSRDGKNVFYSLKMREVVDVIQCIAACTFL; from the coding sequence ATGGCACCAACCTCCGCTCCCGTCGAAATGAACCTGTCCATCGAAAAGATGGAAAAGGTGGCCTTCATTCTTAAAACCACGGCCCACCCCACCCGCATTGCCATTGTGCAGCTGCTGGCGGCCCAGGAAAGCCTGTCGGTAAACGACATCAGCGAGCGGCTGAACATTGAGCAGAGCCTGGCCTCCCACCACCTCTCGGGCATGAAGCTGAAGGGCATCCTGAGCAGCTCCCGCGACGGCAAAAACGTGTTCTACTCCCTGAAAATGCGCGAAGTGGTGGATGTTATCCAGTGCATTGCCGCGTGTACATTCCTGTAG
- a CDS encoding MBL fold metallo-hydrolase — protein sequence MKIEQFEDKGLAHFSYAILSECAREIVLIDPARDPQPYYDFARAHEARIVTVIETHPHADFVSSHLEIAQTTGAVIRVSRLLGADYPHQSFDEGDSFTSGKLTFRALNTPGHSPDSISIVLSRAGQDVAVFTGDTLFIGDVGRPDLREKAGNLMAQREELARQMYHSLRDKLLPLADAVLVYPAHGAGSLCGKALSGASSSSIGDEKFGNPMLRDMSEADFVRELLQDQPFIPKYFGYDVALNKAGAPAYAPGVQQVQRLAAGADLQPGAVLVDARPEAEFKQGHAAGALNIQQGGKFETWLGSIVGPEEQFYLIAPDEATREDLIRKTAKIGYEALALGALVGTPDTTATLPLLEVTQFRQHPAQYTIVDIRSATEHRDEPLFAGSLNIPLPELRERAPEIPAGKPVVMHCAGGYRSAAGSSIVAAALPEATVFDLGEAVKSFF from the coding sequence ATGAAAATCGAGCAGTTTGAAGACAAGGGCCTGGCCCACTTTTCCTACGCCATCCTGAGCGAGTGCGCCCGCGAAATCGTGCTCATCGACCCGGCCCGCGACCCGCAGCCGTACTACGATTTTGCCCGGGCCCACGAGGCCCGCATCGTGACCGTTATCGAGACGCACCCGCATGCCGACTTCGTGAGCAGCCACCTGGAAATTGCCCAGACTACGGGGGCCGTTATCCGCGTCAGCCGGCTGCTGGGGGCCGATTATCCGCACCAAAGCTTTGATGAGGGCGACTCCTTCACCAGCGGCAAGCTCACTTTCCGGGCCCTGAACACGCCCGGCCACTCGCCCGATTCCATCAGCATCGTGCTCAGCCGCGCGGGACAGGACGTGGCCGTTTTCACCGGCGACACGCTGTTTATCGGCGACGTGGGCCGGCCCGACCTGCGCGAGAAGGCCGGCAACCTCATGGCCCAGCGCGAGGAGCTGGCCCGGCAGATGTACCACTCCCTGCGCGACAAGCTCCTGCCCCTGGCCGATGCCGTGCTGGTGTACCCGGCCCACGGCGCGGGCAGCCTCTGCGGCAAGGCCCTGAGCGGGGCCAGCAGCAGCAGCATCGGCGACGAGAAATTCGGCAACCCCATGCTGCGGGACATGAGCGAGGCAGACTTCGTGCGGGAGTTGCTCCAGGACCAGCCGTTTATCCCGAAGTATTTCGGCTACGACGTGGCCCTGAACAAAGCCGGTGCCCCGGCCTACGCCCCCGGCGTGCAGCAGGTGCAGCGTCTGGCAGCCGGAGCCGATTTGCAGCCCGGCGCGGTGCTGGTAGATGCCCGGCCCGAAGCGGAGTTCAAACAAGGCCACGCCGCAGGGGCGCTCAACATTCAGCAGGGCGGCAAATTCGAAACCTGGCTGGGCTCGATTGTGGGGCCCGAGGAGCAGTTTTACCTGATAGCCCCCGACGAGGCCACGCGGGAAGACCTGATCCGCAAAACCGCCAAAATCGGGTACGAAGCCCTGGCGCTGGGGGCGCTGGTGGGCACGCCGGATACGACGGCCACGCTGCCGCTGCTGGAGGTGACACAGTTCCGCCAGCACCCGGCGCAGTACACCATCGTGGATATCCGCTCGGCCACCGAGCACCGCGACGAGCCGCTATTTGCCGGTTCGCTCAACATTCCGCTGCCCGAATTGCGCGAGCGGGCCCCGGAAATTCCGGCTGGTAAGCCCGTAGTGATGCATTGCGCCGGCGGCTACCGCTCGGCGGCGGGCAGCAGCATTGTGGCCGCTGCCTTGCCCGAGGCCACCGTTTTCGATCTGGGCGAAGCGGTGAAGTCGTTTTTCTAA
- a CDS encoding hemin-degrading factor — protein MEILTDSPSLATRWLTYQQENPQSRIRDAARTLGTSEAALLATRCTGQADSPVTFLRGDFRELLKQVPTLGRVMALTRNDSVVHERKGRYENVSFNGHVGLVLGEDIDLRLFISHWQFGFAVDENGRRSLQFFAADGEAVHKIYLLEESDAAAYEVLVAQFRAGEQPSSLTTQPAPAPDLEADDAAIDVAGFRTAWRSLQDTHEFFGLLRTFGVSRTQALRLGPPELLRQLDAAAIDRALRAASEQQLPVMLFVASRGCIQIHTGLTERIVPTGPWLNVLDPDFNLHLKLGDVAQAWAVQKPTADGIVTSIELFDAAGHNLLLLFGKRKPGIPEQDSWRELVAAL, from the coding sequence ATGGAAATTCTCACCGATTCTCCTTCGCTGGCCACACGCTGGCTCACGTACCAACAGGAAAACCCGCAAAGCCGCATCCGCGACGCTGCCCGGACCTTGGGCACTAGTGAGGCCGCCTTGTTGGCCACGCGCTGCACCGGCCAGGCTGATTCTCCCGTCACGTTTCTGCGCGGCGACTTTCGGGAGTTGCTCAAACAGGTGCCCACGCTGGGCCGCGTAATGGCCCTCACCCGCAACGACAGCGTGGTACACGAGCGTAAGGGCCGGTACGAAAACGTCTCCTTCAACGGGCACGTGGGGCTGGTGCTGGGCGAGGACATTGACCTGCGCCTATTTATCAGCCACTGGCAGTTTGGGTTTGCCGTGGATGAAAACGGCCGCCGCAGCCTACAGTTTTTCGCGGCCGATGGCGAGGCCGTCCACAAAATCTACCTACTCGAAGAAAGCGACGCGGCGGCCTACGAGGTGCTGGTGGCGCAATTCCGCGCCGGCGAGCAGCCCAGTAGCCTGACCACACAGCCGGCCCCCGCTCCCGATCTGGAGGCCGACGATGCGGCCATCGACGTGGCAGGCTTCCGGACTGCCTGGCGCAGCTTGCAGGATACCCACGAGTTTTTTGGGCTGCTGCGTACGTTTGGGGTGAGTCGCACCCAGGCCCTGCGGCTGGGTCCGCCGGAGCTGCTGCGCCAGCTCGATGCAGCGGCCATTGACCGAGCATTGCGCGCCGCTTCTGAGCAGCAGTTGCCGGTTATGCTGTTCGTGGCCAGCCGGGGCTGCATCCAGATTCATACCGGCCTCACGGAGCGCATTGTACCCACCGGCCCCTGGCTTAACGTCCTCGACCCCGATTTTAACCTCCACCTCAAGCTCGGCGACGTGGCGCAGGCCTGGGCCGTGCAAAAGCCCACCGCCGACGGCATCGTTACCTCAATAGAGCTGTTTGATGCGGCCGGCCACAATCTGCTGCTGCTGTTCGGGAAGCGCAAGCCTGGCATTCCGGAGCAGGATTCCTGGCGCGAGTTGGTGGCGGCGTTGTAG